A genomic window from Prochlorococcus sp. RS04 includes:
- a CDS encoding MauE/DoxX family redox-associated membrane protein gives MKIKSFTPLIAVFGTSFLITITLLKSFQIFMGISICLLAMLKLMDIEAFGASYKKYDLISSQFDSWIYIYPFFELIIGISFLNSSPPSLIIFIALVLGISGMISVFKAVYLDKLKLNCACIGGYAKTPLGIISFIENLLMAIMSVLLLIK, from the coding sequence ATGAAGATTAAGTCATTTACCCCCTTAATTGCAGTCTTTGGCACTTCATTTCTTATCACCATTACATTGCTTAAAAGTTTCCAAATTTTTATGGGGATATCAATTTGTCTTTTAGCGATGCTTAAGCTTATGGATATTGAAGCTTTTGGAGCAAGTTATAAGAAATATGATTTAATTTCCTCTCAATTTGATAGCTGGATATATATTTATCCTTTTTTTGAATTAATAATTGGGATAAGTTTTCTTAATTCTTCTCCACCTTCTCTAATTATTTTTATTGCTCTAGTTTTAGGAATTTCTGGAATGATTTCAGTATTTAAGGCCGTTTATTTGGATAAATTAAAATTAAATTGTGCATGTATCGGTGGATATGCAAAAACTCCTTTGGGAATTATTAGTTTTATCGAAAATCTTTTAATGGCAATTATGAGTGTCCTGCTTTTGATTAAATAG
- a CDS encoding DUF1651 domain-containing protein, with protein sequence MENFTLINKARSRIKVFEPFEDSSKNSYMVNAILISYGCVFKRSSKPVMKGSRVESIEEARNEYKKLLEQGWEKTYRFNSFF encoded by the coding sequence ATGGAAAATTTTACTTTAATCAATAAAGCGAGATCGAGGATTAAAGTATTTGAACCTTTTGAAGATAGTTCTAAGAACTCTTATATGGTTAATGCAATTTTAATCTCTTATGGTTGCGTTTTTAAGCGATCAAGTAAGCCAGTTATGAAAGGCTCTAGGGTTGAATCTATCGAAGAAGCGAGAAACGAATATAAAAAACTTTTAGAGCAAGGGTGGGAAAAAACTTATAGATTCAATAGTTTTTTTTAA
- a CDS encoding DUF3303 domain-containing protein: MQTYIVHWQFPDQESHMQGAEAFAGFVEGGCEGDEFDGFKVLNRVVNPEGANGWAIVESSNHQNIWKWSSIWVDNFGVEIEVTPVLTDKEFLSVHKEIAAASN, encoded by the coding sequence ATGCAAACTTACATCGTTCACTGGCAATTTCCAGATCAAGAAAGTCATATGCAAGGGGCTGAAGCTTTTGCGGGTTTTGTGGAAGGAGGATGCGAAGGTGATGAATTTGATGGGTTTAAAGTTCTCAATCGAGTAGTAAATCCTGAGGGAGCTAATGGTTGGGCAATAGTTGAATCTTCAAACCATCAGAATATTTGGAAATGGAGTAGTATCTGGGTCGATAATTTTGGCGTAGAAATTGAAGTTACACCAGTTCTAACAGATAAAGAATTTCTCTCCGTCCATAAAGAAATTGCAGCAGCCTCTAACTAA
- a CDS encoding chorismate-binding protein yields the protein MGKFSSEEIESQYNLIKMLLAEPEKYRDAINAIKKDIAYMPVELKKKLEEENIIL from the coding sequence ATGGGAAAGTTCTCTTCTGAAGAAATTGAAAGTCAATACAATTTAATAAAAATGCTTTTAGCTGAACCTGAAAAGTATAGAGATGCCATTAATGCAATAAAAAAAGATATTGCATATATGCCTGTAGAGCTTAAAAAAAAACTTGAGGAAGAAAATATTATCTTATGA
- a CDS encoding SOS response-associated peptidase → MCGRFELKTKFEKLPKVLKQDYPSGLDSKYETQSLIRPNDPVLVIKNEGKIKTTFMTWGFISPWARDPFDKKRPRPFNARSETVEEKKLFCGSWKHKRCLIPASGFFEKKYRVRKSNYETFWLGGIWSKWTSPDGAELESCCVLTTEPNDLIKPLHHRMPVIVPNGYEEQWTEQVKDADELRGLFAIMMSWSPGGWLVEDVKKKETDQMSLF, encoded by the coding sequence ATGTGCGGAAGATTTGAGCTGAAAACTAAATTTGAGAAGTTGCCAAAGGTTTTGAAACAAGACTATCCAAGTGGACTTGATTCTAAATATGAAACTCAAAGTCTAATAAGACCTAATGATCCTGTTCTTGTAATTAAAAACGAAGGAAAAATTAAAACTACTTTTATGACATGGGGTTTTATTTCTCCTTGGGCGAGAGATCCATTTGATAAAAAGAGACCAAGACCCTTTAATGCAAGATCGGAAACTGTAGAAGAAAAAAAATTATTTTGTGGAAGTTGGAAACATAAAAGGTGCCTAATACCTGCGAGCGGTTTTTTTGAAAAAAAATATCGTGTTCGAAAATCGAATTATGAGACTTTTTGGTTGGGCGGAATTTGGAGTAAGTGGACTTCACCAGATGGAGCAGAACTTGAGAGTTGCTGCGTTTTAACAACTGAACCAAATGATTTAATTAAACCTTTACATCACCGCATGCCTGTTATCGTTCCTAATGGATATGAGGAACAATGGACAGAGCAAGTCAAAGATGCAGATGAATTAAGAGGATTATTTGCAATCATGATGAGTTGGTCTCCTGGTGGTTGGCTAGTAGAGGATGTAAAGAAAAAAGAAACTGATCAAATGAGTTTGTTTTAA
- a CDS encoding DUF1651 domain-containing protein translates to MAKSYWLINSNRSEVKRFMKNEKSIDGVFEYMFIDTGKIVGGLGNKPPVMTNTVSVEIDLAREIYERLLSKGWRKIKKNWN, encoded by the coding sequence ATGGCTAAATCTTATTGGTTGATTAATTCAAATAGATCAGAAGTTAAAAGATTTATGAAAAACGAGAAGAGTATTGATGGAGTTTTTGAATATATGTTTATAGATACTGGAAAAATAGTGGGGGGATTAGGAAACAAACCACCAGTAATGACAAATACAGTTTCTGTTGAAATAGATTTAGCTAGAGAAATTTATGAAAGATTACTTTCTAAGGGATGGAGGAAAATTAAAAAAAATTGGAATTAA
- the rluF gene encoding 23S rRNA pseudouridine(2604) synthase RluF produces MATRINKYLSEVGYCSRREADRLILEGKVTINGKIPEIGTKVENSDQVEVKGQRIEKSKRQKNIYIAFNKPVGIVCTTDRKVEPNNVIDFIKYPKRIFPIGRLDKLSEGLIFLTNDGDIVNKILRARNNHEKEYIVKVNRPINSDFIHSMSNGVEILDTITKKCFVKQLGPRNFKIILTQGLNRQIRRMCEALGYRVRSLKRVRIMNIKLDVPTGEYRELSKEELSELNGLLENSSKTYD; encoded by the coding sequence ATGGCTACCAGAATAAATAAATATTTAAGTGAAGTAGGTTATTGTTCTAGGAGAGAAGCAGATAGATTAATCCTAGAAGGAAAGGTAACCATTAATGGCAAAATTCCAGAAATAGGAACTAAAGTAGAAAATAGTGACCAAGTTGAAGTTAAAGGTCAAAGAATAGAAAAATCAAAGAGACAAAAAAACATATACATAGCCTTTAATAAACCTGTAGGAATTGTTTGCACAACAGATAGGAAAGTAGAACCCAATAATGTAATAGATTTCATTAAATATCCTAAAAGAATTTTCCCCATAGGAAGATTAGATAAGCTCAGTGAAGGATTGATTTTCTTAACTAATGATGGAGATATCGTAAATAAAATACTCAGGGCAAGAAATAATCATGAAAAAGAATATATTGTAAAAGTTAATCGTCCTATTAATAGCGACTTTATTCATAGTATGAGTAATGGAGTTGAAATATTAGACACAATAACTAAAAAATGTTTCGTAAAACAATTGGGGCCAAGAAATTTTAAAATAATACTCACACAGGGACTTAACCGCCAGATTAGAAGAATGTGTGAGGCCTTAGGATATAGAGTACGATCATTAAAACGTGTAAGAATTATGAATATTAAGCTAGACGTGCCAACAGGAGAATATAGAGAACTTAGTAAAGAAGAACTCTCAGAGTTAAATGGATTACTTGAAAACTCCTCAAAAACATATGACTAA
- a CDS encoding high light inducible protein: MSKFKDNFSSESFYPDSNYYLDQDNTSKEDLISEDQKFNMGENFEWPNTYWFIAERTNGRLAMIGFMAVIINYTLFGWIAYPIL; the protein is encoded by the coding sequence ATGAGTAAGTTTAAAGATAACTTTTCAAGCGAAAGTTTTTACCCAGATAGTAATTATTATCTTGACCAAGATAATACTTCTAAAGAGGACTTAATTTCAGAAGATCAAAAATTCAATATGGGTGAAAATTTTGAATGGCCAAATACCTATTGGTTTATTGCGGAAAGAACAAATGGAAGGCTTGCAATGATAGGTTTCATGGCTGTTATTATTAACTACACTTTATTTGGATGGATAGCTTATCCAATCCTTTAA
- a CDS encoding sulfotransferase domain-containing protein: protein MANYKINGPSFVVSCSEKVKIPLMVCSHERSGTHFMMNSISECTEYTVSPFLNFDYMPLGSFVNFFSKESINKFLLSLQDISRNEYSTNCVNSIIKSHFPLSLLDHNNNLCRVIYIYRNPEEVFISYWKFLHRWNWLEGPKLSSPLELIKTNPKGQSQRYQIENYTNYFARWASHIIDAKNASRNSSNIVLVNYSELKNNFEKTIEYICHKLKINMFQQPIKPNKEKFIYGKAIEICDQEKILMKNFIKEEIKKFPNLPNDLLNLF from the coding sequence ATGGCAAATTACAAGATCAATGGTCCAAGCTTTGTAGTATCTTGTTCTGAGAAAGTAAAGATCCCATTAATGGTATGTTCTCATGAAAGAAGCGGGACTCATTTCATGATGAACTCAATTTCAGAATGTACTGAATACACTGTTAGTCCATTCTTAAACTTTGACTATATGCCTTTAGGTTCTTTTGTTAATTTTTTTTCAAAGGAAAGTATAAATAAATTTCTTTTATCTCTTCAAGACATTAGTAGAAATGAATATAGTACTAATTGTGTTAATAGTATTATAAAGTCCCATTTTCCTTTAAGTCTTTTAGATCATAATAATAATTTATGTAGAGTGATATACATTTATAGAAATCCTGAGGAGGTTTTTATTTCTTATTGGAAGTTTTTGCATAGATGGAATTGGTTGGAAGGCCCAAAGTTAAGTTCACCCTTAGAACTAATTAAAACCAATCCAAAAGGCCAGTCGCAAAGATATCAAATAGAAAATTATACGAATTATTTTGCGAGATGGGCATCACACATAATTGATGCGAAAAACGCATCAAGAAATTCATCGAATATAGTTTTAGTAAATTATTCGGAATTGAAAAATAACTTTGAAAAAACGATTGAATATATATGCCATAAACTCAAGATCAATATGTTCCAGCAACCAATAAAACCAAATAAAGAAAAATTCATTTACGGAAAAGCAATAGAGATTTGTGATCAAGAAAAAATATTAATGAAGAATTTTATTAAAGAAGAAATTAAAAAATTTCCAAATTTGCCAAATGATTTATTAAATTTGTTTTAA
- a CDS encoding DUF6165 family protein, which translates to MKNSSIKKKIINAPISIGELVDKITILEIKTNKLQNSKLENVLKELSFLRKLMEKHQIEITDDLFTQLKEINLTLWNIEDQIRIKEKNKEFDNIFIELARSVYFKNDKRAEIKKRINQLSNSEITEEKSYAEY; encoded by the coding sequence ATGAAAAATTCCTCTATTAAAAAAAAAATTATTAATGCACCAATCTCAATTGGAGAGCTAGTAGACAAAATTACCATCCTTGAAATCAAAACAAATAAATTACAAAACTCTAAATTGGAAAATGTATTAAAAGAACTTTCTTTTTTGAGAAAATTGATGGAAAAACATCAAATAGAAATAACTGATGATTTATTTACCCAGCTTAAAGAGATAAACCTAACATTATGGAACATTGAGGACCAAATAAGAATAAAAGAGAAAAACAAAGAATTCGACAATATTTTCATTGAATTAGCCAGATCTGTTTATTTTAAAAATGATAAACGTGCAGAAATAAAAAAAAGAATAAATCAATTATCTAATTCAGAAATTACTGAAGAAAAGTCATATGCAGAGTACTAA
- a CDS encoding tetratricopeptide repeat protein — MEEKIKKEILAFKALKKGNYLEAENLFREIISSGTNNYSVYGSLAVLSGKKGNVEEMFEYLTYSTKLNPKYAEGHFNLGIIYLKKGDFDNAAHSFLNTIKIRPEDSNALNMLGVAFFKKGNIESSINYYLKAIELSPHNERIYNNLAIAYSKSGNFKAAELVYLKALKIDSNSFSTLFNLGRIYQQKGDLEKALETFETILKLKNVNSLDLVFNEIGITLQKKEDFHSAIKSYLKAIKLNKNSVQFYNNLGYAQFEIEDFDSATSSFFKAIKLNPKNAIARKNLSKIFLLKGNYKEGLKNYEYRYKHTNIRILPHASPNIPIWSGEDSERPNKLLIVSEQGLGDTLQFMRFLPLLRKKDQKVYFCAQEKLHGVIKNSKIDFDPLSPNQANKFSEGKWIPLLSLPKILNISPSNQRIKAPYINSDEYLINKWKLLFSQYEEKIIGIHWQGNPETEQGIHKGRSLLLNEFSTLAENSKCKFLSLQKGYGEEQLKDCLFKNKFVDFQKDVNEIWDFVETSSIIANCDLIITSDSAIAHLAAGMGKKTWLLLQKIPDWRWGLKGNHTFWYENMEIFRQIERNNWREVMIRVSIKLNNFLNN, encoded by the coding sequence ATGGAAGAGAAAATAAAAAAAGAAATACTAGCATTTAAAGCCTTAAAAAAAGGCAACTATCTAGAGGCAGAAAATTTATTTAGAGAAATTATCTCAAGTGGAACTAATAATTATTCTGTTTATGGAAGCTTGGCAGTTTTAAGTGGAAAAAAAGGAAATGTTGAAGAAATGTTCGAATACTTAACGTATTCAACCAAGCTAAACCCAAAATACGCCGAAGGACATTTTAATTTAGGCATTATTTATTTAAAAAAAGGGGATTTTGATAATGCTGCACATTCTTTCTTAAACACAATAAAAATAAGACCTGAAGACTCAAATGCTCTAAATATGCTTGGAGTAGCTTTTTTTAAAAAAGGAAATATAGAATCATCAATTAATTATTATTTAAAAGCGATAGAATTATCCCCCCATAACGAGAGAATCTATAACAACCTTGCAATTGCATATTCAAAGTCAGGTAATTTTAAAGCTGCTGAATTAGTCTACTTAAAGGCCTTAAAAATAGATTCAAATAGTTTTTCTACACTTTTTAATTTAGGAAGAATTTATCAACAAAAAGGTGATTTAGAAAAAGCTTTGGAAACTTTCGAAACAATATTAAAGCTCAAAAATGTTAATTCCCTTGATTTGGTGTTCAATGAAATTGGAATAACCTTACAAAAAAAAGAAGATTTTCATTCAGCTATTAAATCTTACTTAAAAGCAATTAAGCTCAATAAAAATTCAGTCCAGTTTTACAATAATTTGGGTTATGCTCAATTTGAAATAGAGGATTTTGATTCCGCTACCTCAAGTTTTTTTAAGGCAATAAAACTTAATCCGAAAAACGCAATAGCTAGAAAAAATTTAAGTAAAATCTTTTTACTTAAAGGAAATTACAAGGAGGGGTTGAAAAATTATGAATACAGGTATAAGCATACAAACATAAGAATCCTTCCTCACGCATCTCCCAACATTCCTATTTGGAGTGGGGAGGATTCAGAGAGGCCTAATAAGTTATTAATTGTTTCAGAACAAGGTTTAGGAGATACCCTCCAGTTCATGAGATTTTTACCTTTATTAAGAAAAAAAGATCAAAAGGTTTATTTTTGTGCTCAAGAAAAGCTTCACGGTGTAATCAAAAATTCAAAAATAGACTTTGATCCACTGTCTCCAAATCAAGCAAATAAATTTTCAGAAGGCAAATGGATTCCATTATTATCACTTCCAAAAATACTTAATATTAGTCCAAGTAATCAACGAATAAAAGCTCCCTATATCAATTCTGATGAATATTTAATTAATAAATGGAAATTATTATTTTCACAATATGAAGAGAAAATAATTGGCATTCATTGGCAAGGTAACCCTGAAACTGAGCAAGGAATTCATAAAGGTAGATCTTTATTACTTAACGAATTTTCAACATTAGCTGAAAATAGTAAATGCAAATTTTTATCCTTACAAAAAGGTTATGGAGAGGAACAATTAAAAGATTGCTTATTTAAGAATAAATTTGTTGATTTTCAAAAAGATGTCAATGAGATCTGGGATTTTGTTGAAACATCATCAATTATTGCTAATTGTGATTTAATTATTACTTCAGACTCTGCGATTGCTCACTTAGCTGCTGGCATGGGAAAAAAAACATGGCTATTACTTCAGAAAATCCCTGATTGGAGGTGGGGTTTAAAAGGTAACCATACCTTCTGGTACGAAAACATGGAAATATTTCGCCAAATTGAGAGAAATAATTGGCGGGAAGTAATGATAAGGGTTTCAATAAAACTAAATAATTTTTTAAATAATTAA
- a CDS encoding M10 family metallopeptidase C-terminal domain-containing protein yields the protein MNYIGSNSLRNIVETSDAPYSKNTPYAISAGDTFSGNISYSGDKDAVAIRLIRGASYTFELTGRGSGHGTLFDPYLELFDYSPSLLKSDDDGGERLFESRISFTASNTGTYFLAAKSAPWLSSSTGSYRLTTTVNSTPEIVSTVRDFGDFAPNADLSLSDIWSGIDHTNVFMQGLKWGNGCKWGSANPTTTTTALKFFIYDDDITMGQFKAGPLLAQERTGYISAMNAFSSVANITFSEGRTASESHILWASLNKEESIGAAGWASPPDTTGSYLYASTTPTGLTTVNYTEYSTDGVPDRSDIFSPGTFLLELAMHELGHSMGIAHPHDNTAVFPGVLNSNDTGDHGLSASPYTVMSYNTVGSNDYNPSSYSASSGFLETLGAFDIAATQALYGANTNASTGNNTYSLDNSNLNGWNCLWDNGGEDTITAAGQTDSVTIDLRNATLENSLGGGGFISRLGTQNIGYTIAFNSTGNCIIENATGGSNNDSLVGNEYNNLLNGGAGDDTLIGGAGNDTYLVDSTSDTVTENSSEGTDLIQSSVTYTASNNVENLTLTGSSNIDATGNSLDNTLTGNSGNNTLDGGSGNDTLIGGSGDDTLTGGTGTDTAQFSADIYNYTVWKSADNQTIKITDNTSNRDGTDSLTTIENLTFNSTTYTASNLRNGAFLSSDGYKLIGTSDIYTLKNSEGGTYSDDSSSLWDVTAAKQTGSGFDVLFEGSDGSYREGYNYIWSTNSSGVMTTGSGWLTDAQTASHASGYENKFGKDFNNDGLISGGSAYQLFGSSDIYTLKNSEGGTYSDDSSSLWDVTAAKQTGSGFDVLFEGSDGSYREGYNYIWSTNSSGVMTTGSGWLTDAQTASHASGYENKFGKDFNNDGLISGGSAYQLFGSSDIYTLKNSEGGTYSDDSSSLWDVTAAKQTGSGFDVLFEGSDGSYREGYNYIWSTNSSGVMTTGSGWLTDAQTTSNGYESIFNIDFNKNGIID from the coding sequence TTGAATTACATTGGTTCAAATTCTCTGAGAAATATTGTAGAAACTTCTGATGCTCCTTACAGTAAAAATACTCCATACGCCATTTCGGCAGGAGATACTTTTTCAGGAAATATAAGCTATTCAGGAGATAAAGATGCTGTTGCAATAAGACTTATTCGAGGAGCTAGTTATACTTTTGAACTTACGGGAAGAGGGTCTGGACATGGTACATTATTTGACCCATATCTCGAACTGTTTGATTACTCACCGTCTCTTTTAAAGTCAGACGATGATGGAGGAGAAAGATTATTTGAATCAAGAATTAGTTTTACAGCATCAAATACTGGTACATACTTCTTGGCGGCAAAATCTGCTCCGTGGTTAAGTAGTTCCACAGGAAGTTATCGTCTCACGACTACTGTTAATTCGACACCTGAAATAGTCTCTACAGTAAGAGATTTTGGAGATTTTGCTCCAAATGCAGACTTATCTTTATCGGATATTTGGTCTGGTATTGATCATACTAATGTATTTATGCAAGGACTTAAATGGGGTAATGGTTGTAAATGGGGGAGTGCAAATCCAACAACAACTACAACTGCTTTGAAGTTCTTTATTTATGACGACGATATAACTATGGGGCAATTTAAAGCTGGGCCTTTACTAGCCCAGGAGAGAACTGGATATATCTCAGCTATGAATGCATTTTCTTCAGTAGCCAATATTACTTTCTCAGAAGGAAGAACAGCAAGTGAATCTCATATTCTTTGGGCTTCTCTTAATAAGGAAGAGAGTATTGGTGCTGCTGGCTGGGCTTCGCCTCCCGATACAACAGGATCTTATCTTTATGCATCCACCACACCCACTGGTTTAACAACTGTCAATTATACAGAATATTCTACCGATGGAGTGCCCGATAGATCAGATATATTTTCACCAGGAACCTTCCTACTTGAATTGGCTATGCATGAACTTGGCCATTCAATGGGAATTGCCCACCCACACGATAACACTGCAGTATTTCCAGGTGTATTGAATAGTAATGATACAGGAGATCATGGATTAAGTGCGTCTCCCTATACCGTTATGAGTTATAACACAGTTGGTAGTAATGACTATAACCCTTCTTCTTATTCTGCTTCATCTGGATTTTTAGAGACACTAGGCGCTTTTGATATTGCTGCAACCCAAGCTCTTTATGGCGCCAATACTAATGCATCAACAGGAAATAATACATACTCCTTAGATAACTCTAATTTGAATGGATGGAATTGCCTCTGGGACAATGGGGGTGAAGATACTATAACTGCAGCTGGACAAACAGATTCAGTGACTATTGATCTAAGAAATGCAACATTAGAAAACTCTCTTGGCGGAGGCGGTTTTATCTCAAGACTTGGAACTCAGAATATTGGTTACACAATCGCTTTCAATTCAACAGGAAACTGTATAATCGAAAATGCAACTGGGGGATCAAATAATGATTCTTTAGTTGGGAATGAATATAATAATCTTCTTAATGGAGGCGCTGGTGATGACACTTTAATTGGAGGAGCTGGTAATGATACTTATTTGGTGGACAGTACCAGCGATACTGTTACAGAAAATTCTTCAGAAGGAACAGATTTAATACAATCTTCTGTTACCTACACAGCATCCAATAATGTAGAAAATTTAACTCTCACGGGATCAAGCAATATAGATGCAACGGGTAATTCTTTAGATAATACTCTTACCGGAAATTCTGGTAATAATACTTTAGATGGTGGTTCTGGAAACGATACTTTAATTGGAGGTTCTGGTGATGATACTTTAACTGGTGGTACAGGCACAGATACTGCTCAATTCTCAGCAGATATATACAATTACACAGTTTGGAAAAGTGCAGATAATCAGACTATAAAGATTACAGATAATACCTCTAATAGAGATGGAACCGATTCTCTTACAACGATAGAAAATCTAACTTTTAACTCAACTACTTATACAGCATCTAATCTAAGAAATGGAGCTTTTCTAAGTTCTGATGGCTATAAACTCATTGGTACCTCTGATATCTATACTCTTAAAAACAGTGAAGGTGGAACTTATTCTGACGATAGTTCTTCTCTATGGGATGTCACTGCTGCAAAACAGACTGGCAGTGGATTTGATGTCTTATTTGAAGGTAGCGATGGCTCGTATAGAGAAGGCTATAACTATATATGGTCAACAAATTCTTCTGGTGTTATGACAACTGGGAGTGGCTGGTTAACTGATGCACAGACAGCAAGCCATGCCAGTGGTTATGAAAATAAATTTGGCAAAGATTTTAATAATGATGGACTAATTTCTGGAGGATCTGCCTATCAATTATTTGGCAGCTCAGATATCTATACTCTTAAAAACAGTGAAGGTGGAACTTATTCTGACGATAGTTCTTCTCTATGGGATGTCACTGCTGCAAAACAGACTGGCAGTGGATTTGATGTCTTATTTGAAGGTAGCGATGGCTCGTATAGAGAAGGCTATAACTATATATGGTCAACAAATTCTTCTGGTGTTATGACAACTGGGAGTGGCTGGTTAACTGATGCACAGACAGCAAGCCATGCCAGTGGTTATGAAAATAAATTTGGCAAAGATTTTAATAATGATGGACTAATTTCTGGAGGATCTGCCTATCAATTATTTGGCAGCTCAGATATCTATACTCTTAAAAACAGTGAAGGTGGAACTTATTCTGACGATAGTTCTTCTCTATGGGATGTCACTGCTGCAAAACAGACTGGCAGTGGATTTGATGTCTTATTTGAAGGTAGCGATGGCTCGTATAGAGAAGGCTATAACTATATATGGTCAACAAATTCTTCTGGTGTTATGACAACTGGGAGTGGCTGGTTAACTGATGCACAGACAACAAGTAACGGATATGAAAGTATTTTTAATATTGATTTTAATAAAAATGGGATTATAGATTAA
- a CDS encoding HlyD family secretion protein: MIKKEFKLKNLKSWISSNSSNEEPRFESSQRWNRRLLWSIISTVSVGFIYSSIVRIDEVVIAKGELQAKGSERPIKSPIGGTIKNIKVNEGQKVKNGEILIKLDSSIYQAQIQGLRLNVENLYESLKISQNILDIYETLFKEGAISKVDYLEKKIAVQDIKLKLNQANSKIEEIKAMDARTRLSSPVDGVVFNLIPSSKGYAVTEGEVLLKIVPDGDLEAKVFLTNKDVGFLTPNMKAEIRVDAFPFTEFGSIKGKLKLVGEEVLPADQQNPQSRFPVLVSLERQYFNLNKKNYEIKSGQSVSVNFIVRKKRLITLLTDTIDKAFDALRGIKSDRK, from the coding sequence ATGATAAAAAAAGAATTTAAGCTCAAAAACTTAAAATCTTGGATAAGTAGTAATTCCAGTAATGAAGAACCAAGATTCGAATCTTCTCAAAGATGGAACAGAAGACTTCTTTGGTCAATTATTAGTACCGTTAGTGTTGGATTTATATATTCTTCTATTGTTCGTATAGATGAAGTTGTAATTGCAAAAGGGGAATTACAAGCTAAAGGTTCAGAACGACCAATTAAATCTCCAATAGGAGGAACCATAAAAAATATTAAAGTTAATGAGGGGCAAAAGGTTAAAAATGGAGAAATTTTAATCAAATTAGATTCTTCAATATATCAGGCTCAGATTCAAGGATTGAGATTAAATGTTGAAAATCTTTATGAATCACTAAAAATCAGTCAAAATATTTTAGACATCTATGAAACGCTTTTTAAAGAGGGCGCAATTTCTAAAGTAGATTATTTAGAAAAAAAAATTGCTGTTCAAGATATCAAATTGAAGTTAAATCAAGCTAATTCTAAAATTGAAGAAATAAAAGCGATGGATGCAAGGACTAGATTGTCATCACCAGTGGATGGCGTTGTATTTAACTTAATACCATCTAGTAAAGGATATGCAGTGACCGAAGGAGAAGTACTTTTGAAAATTGTTCCTGATGGTGATTTAGAGGCTAAAGTTTTTCTTACTAACAAAGATGTAGGTTTTCTTACACCAAATATGAAAGCTGAAATAAGAGTTGATGCTTTTCCTTTTACAGAATTTGGTTCAATAAAAGGCAAATTAAAATTAGTAGGAGAAGAAGTTTTACCCGCTGATCAACAAAATCCTCAATCAAGATTTCCTGTATTAGTAAGCTTAGAAAGGCAATATTTTAATTTAAATAAAAAAAATTATGAAATAAAATCTGGCCAAAGTGTTTCCGTTAACTTTATCGTAAGAAAAAAACGTTTAATAACTTTATTGACAGATACTATTGATAAAGCATTTGACGCACTTCGAGGAATAAAGTCAGATCGGAAATAA